GCTCCGCCGACAACGACGGCGCCACCGCCGCTCTGCTGGTCAAGACCCTGTCGTATCGCCGTTGCCTTGGCTCTCAATGTTTCTAGAACCGTCATCTTCGCCGCGGGCCCGAAACCGGCGTTCACGCTCTTCAAAAGCATAAAGCTATCGTCCACAGCCTTCCACGCCCTATCGACACTCGGTCCCTCCGGCCTCACGCACAAGTGCCACAGGACGTAGAGAAGCATATGGTACTGGGGATACGCCCGCATAGACCACCGATACTGCCGCAGCAGCTCGTCCGACGCCAGGCTCATGCCATCCTCGAGAATACCGAGCGCCTGGAGAAGATTCTCCTCCGTCGCAAACGAGTCGCGCGCCTCTGGGTGCTGGAGGTTGAGCCACTGCTGGCGCGTGACCATGTCAACCTTGCGAATGATGAACCGTGCAACGAGAAGGGTCTGGCGTTGTTGAGGGATGACCGGATTGCAGTGTCGAAGGAACCCTTCCGCGTACTCGTGAAGTTCTTGGACGACCTGGACGCGGACGGATTCCGGTGTTGGGTTTTCGGCCCACGACGAGGCCATGGCCGCTAGACGGTGCCATGTGCGAGTCACTTGGATGTTGATTAGTGCCAGCGTCAACGTCGTCCAGCCGGTGCGAGAGTGTGGGAGCTCCTTCATCTCGGGATACAGGTCTCCGTCGTCCAGATTTGATGGGAAGCTGACGCCTATTTGTAGGTTGAAGCTTGAAACGTTTGAAAAGCCATAGTCCTCTGCTGCTCGACCATCCCGCGCGACGAGATGCCACCAAATGCGTCTACGAATCTCGGACTCAAAGGGTGAGAGGCCGAGCTTAGTCCCGTCTCGGTGTAGACCGATCGATTGGGCTGCTCGGATGGCCAGTCCGTTCAACGTCCACAAGCCTCGACCGGGGTTGTGTATCCTGAGCGCCGCCTGCGCCTAGTATAAGCATAAGAAATAACAGTGTCCAGTGTGAGTATACATACCAAGTACACAGACAAGGCTTCGAGCAGTTTCACCGAAGGATGTTCAAGAAAGTCGGCCTTGGCAAAAGCTTGCTCGAGGCCTGTCTTGAATCGATGAAGGCTCGTCACCTTGTCTTCGCCCGTGAAAATCTGGACCGAATTGGGCTCCAGAACAACAGTTGAGACAAAGAAAATGGCGAACATGACCGCTAGTGCTTCTGAACTCGCGTTGCGAGGGTCGTCGATGGCCGTGTACACGAGAACTTCTGCTGTCGGCCGGTGGAGTATCTTGTTGCAAATCTCGATATTGTCGACATAGTTCCTCCATAGTTCTATGGCGCCGTACTTTGAAGGAAGGAGCTCAGCAAGATCCAATTTGAGATCTGGTGCTGAGAGAATGCCCATAGGATTAAATGGCGACAGCTCCGCCGTAGCTGCCGACTCACTACTCTGTGGTGTGGTGAGAACTGATTGAATGTCATGTTCCTTTTGATGACTTGTCAGCCGACTGTCTTATGCCTCGAGTGAATGGAAGAATCACTTACCTCCTCAATGACCCGAGAAATCAGAACATCGTCAAAGTATTGACTCGACGATCCCTTCCGTAAAAGAATCTCATCGTTGACACTCTTCTCCTGCGGACCCGAAGCTGGCGCTGTGGTTGGCCTGGATGGTGATGGATTAGAGTGATTTGGTCTCAAACCCAAACCAAAGGCTGTCCCGGGCGTGGAGGCCGATGGTGAAGCCCGAAGAGCCGgaagctgctgctgttgctggctCGCCGCTCCGGCCACAAGCGTCTTCTCCAGGTCCGAAATCCGGCTTGCAACGTCGGCGATGGTGGTCTTTCGGACACGGCGTATCGGCTGGCCCGCTTGTGGATAGTGACATTGGAAGCCGCCACGGGCACACGAAGCGCAAGGTTGCTTCTTGTCGCAGCGAATCTTGCGGCGGTGGCACAGCTGGCAGGACCGCTCGATTTTGCGgccgccgctgctgctcCCGATGCCGAGGCGGGTCGCGCTGCTGCTGTTATTGCTTCCACTCTCATCCCCGGCGGCCGTCGGGGGCTGGGATTGGCCCGGCTGCGGCGCGTCGGGTGCTCGTGTGGGCGAGGTCCGGACAGCTCCGGAGGCAGATGTTGGATCCGGTCCCATGGGGCCGGTATGGAGAATCCGGGTGACACCAGATCCCGATGCGATACGACGCAACACAAGATCGAATTCGACAATCCGCTGCTATTTTGTCTTGGCTTGCACAAATATGATTCGACTCGCGGCAAACTTGCTGGGGGCTGAACAACAAACAGCTCTTCCTTCAGTCGAGGTGGGTGATGGACTCTAGGTCGATGGTCAGGATCCCTCGGTCTCGGCGCTTACGAGAGAACCGAGGCCGAGCGAACCATCCCACAGGCCCCTCTCCTCCTGACTCGAGATGTAAAGTGCGAGCGCCGCCCAGACAAAGTGCGAGATGAAGCGCGCAAAATCCGGTGGCAGACCACAGCACCTGCTTGTTTGCCTAGGGAGGCTGACTGTACCCATGGACCATGAGCCATGGGACATGGCTTGACCGCTTTCAGTTCTTCCCGTCGTCAGCGCGCCCGCAGAAGGCTTGATGACGGAGTAGACTCCGTCCGCATGCGTCCTAGTATCGAGCTTTGAACAAGTCCTTTAAGCTTCGCCGAGGTCCCCGAACGCGTACTATGTAGGGCGTCCCTTTATTTTTCCAGCCACCACGTGTCTGATCTTTCTGGTTTCTCTGATCTTTGTTAATCTAGAGGGATTGTCTAATCCGTCGTCTTTGAGACCGGTATAGAGGCTTTTTTGATTAGATGCTTCAATGTCTCAATGTCATATGCGACTCGGGGGTCGGGCAAGCCCGTGAAGGATGCAGCGAGAACCCTGCTGCATACTATGTTCGCGGCTGCAGCCCCTGTGCTTCAATCTATCATTGATGCCAGTTGAATAGCCATATTGACAATGGTTACATAGTCGCCTTAAGAGGCAACTTGCCTCGGTACGGGCTGCCGAAGAGGAAAGAGTTGGCGTGTCAAAAGGCCCTTGATCAATATCAATAAGGTTCAACATGCTGGGAACATCCAAAAAAAGATCCATGAACATTGAAGACCATTGACACGGTACCATGCAGAACTTACTCGTTATCAAATCTCCGACTATCACTGACACGGTGAGTAATAACTAAATGGATCGACCCAGCCAGAACCTTTTCGTGTTAGTTCGTGGGGTTCCGCGCCGCTCAACGTCCATTATCCGTATCATCAGGGCATCGGGTTAACCGAGTTAGGTACGGACGCGCATCCTCCGACGCTTCAATTGGGACCAACGTCGTAGAAATGCATGCTCAGTACCAAACATCAGTCTTGTCTACACAGCAAGTTTCGACGATAGCCTTCAACATAATTTCCCTGACCCTTGACTCTTCCGGACGGATCACTACCGAGGCGATGGTAAGCTCCCGCGATGGCGCAAAGGGGGGCTACTGGCTATGCCCCGCAGACTTATTCTACACAAAGATGCTTTTCGGGCGTTGGAGTTCATCCTCATCGACCAGCCTCGAGGGAACTTGACTGCCCTCACACGCAACCTAGGTACTCCGTGGGGTATGGGGTCTTCAGGTTGAACTTACCCGCCGTGTAACCAGTGGACCGGATGGCACTTTAGGAAAAAGTGACAAAATCAGAAATCGTACGAACTGAAACGCAAACAACGACTCTTCGTCTAGCATGTGGCATATGGTGCCATTCGTTGCGGGACGGAGTACACTATCACTCTTTTCATCCATAACTGCAGTACAGACGGACGTACTGTATTCAACTTCGAGGGCGCGTGATAGTTGATCCCCGTTTAGATTTAGCGAGGAGTGAACAAGGTTCTCGGCTACACAAGGGCCTAATTCATGCAAAGTCTGAGCGCACGCCCAGGACGTGTGCTGGCATGAAACGTCAGGTACCGCCATTAGGCGCGACATAGACTTGCGGGAGCTTCTTTTAGAAGTGTCGCGATTCGATCATCAGGTTGAGGTT
The window above is part of the Colletotrichum lupini chromosome 9, complete sequence genome. Proteins encoded here:
- a CDS encoding fungal specific transcription factor, translated to MSHGSWSMGTVSLPRQTSRCCGLPPDFARFISHFVWAALALYISSQEERGLWDGSLGLGSLRIVEFDLVLRRIASGSGVTRILHTGPMGPDPTSASGAVRTSPTRAPDAPQPGQSQPPTAAGDESGSNNSSSATRLGIGSSSGGRKIERSCQLCHRRKIRCDKKQPCASCARGGFQCHYPQAGQPIRRVRKTTIADVASRISDLEKTLVAGAASQQQQQLPALRASPSASTPGTAFGLGLRPNHSNPSPSRPTTAPASGPQEKSVNDEILLRKGSSSQYFDDVLISRVIEESSESAATAELSPFNPMGILSAPDLKLDLAELLPSKYGAIELWRNYVDNIEICNKILHRPTAEVLVYTAIDDPRNASSEALAVMFAIFFVSTVVLEPNSVQIFTGEDKVTSLHRFKTGLEQAFAKADFLEHPSVKLLEALSVYLAQAALRIHNPGRGLWTLNGLAIRAAQSIGLHRDGTKLGLSPFESEIRRRIWWHLVARDGRAAEDYGFSNVSSFNLQIGVSFPSNLDDGDLYPEMKELPHSRTGWTTLTLALINIQVTRTWHRLAAMASSWAENPTPESVRVQVVQELHEYAEGFLRHCNPVIPQQRQTLLVARFIIRKVDMVTRQQWLNLQHPEARDSFATEENLLQALGILEDGMSLASDELLRQYRWSMRAYPQYHMLLYVLWHLCVRPEGPSVDRAWKAVDDSFMLLKSVNAGFGPAAKMTVLETLRAKATAIRQGLDQQSGGGAVVVGGATANGSAEKESYPTPGGTDDRSEAEGMVDSGLDSMAAADGMDWAGMMQDFPDWTTLMNEFQVDGLDFPNYLN